The proteins below are encoded in one region of Sporosarcina sp. FSL K6-1508:
- a CDS encoding GntR family transcriptional regulator — translation MDGSKPIYVQIAEWIETEIIDGTLSPDEKVYSQYQLAELFNINPATAGKGLTLLLEAEVVYKRRGLGMFVIPDARSKLLAKRKEETLRRLIEELLNEATLLGVDDTHLLSMIEAERKRKKGE, via the coding sequence ATGGACGGTTCGAAACCAATTTACGTCCAAATTGCGGAATGGATTGAAACGGAAATAATCGATGGTACTCTTTCGCCCGATGAAAAAGTCTATTCCCAATACCAACTTGCAGAACTCTTCAATATAAATCCCGCCACAGCCGGCAAAGGGCTTACGTTATTGCTCGAAGCGGAAGTTGTCTACAAGCGGCGCGGTCTGGGGATGTTTGTCATTCCTGATGCCCGCAGTAAACTGCTCGCCAAACGAAAAGAAGAAACACTGCGGCGACTAATTGAAGAACTGCTCAATGAGGCTACGCTTCTTGGTGTCGATGATACACATCTGCTATCGATGATAGAAGCGGAGCGTAAGCGAAAAAAGGGGGAATAA
- a CDS encoding ABC transporter ATP-binding protein, with translation MTVIEFNDVTKTYGKRTVLDKMNFSIRQGVLTGIIGRNGVGKSTLMKIVAGHIQSSSGDVHVFSDNPFNSLKVSANSILVDDTMSFSDKLTLKDTLKEADRFYPNWDAPLAQRLFDYFSFHSNARHNDLSKGKKSTFNAIIGLASHCPLTIFDEPTTGMDTVVRKDFYRALLKDYIAHPRTILVSSHHLEEIEDLLEDILLIHNKNVLFHGSITELQEMFVSLIGKNDKMLVQVAERETFGSQMNGSFREILVKNTFTPDEIKRLNGEGIKITPVSANDAYVALTIGKKGGIDHVFNGTPAD, from the coding sequence ATGACGGTAATTGAATTTAACGATGTGACGAAGACATATGGCAAACGTACGGTGTTAGACAAAATGAATTTCAGTATCCGTCAAGGTGTTCTTACGGGAATCATCGGGCGAAACGGTGTCGGCAAATCTACACTGATGAAAATCGTTGCAGGACATATCCAATCCTCATCCGGTGATGTCCATGTCTTTTCAGACAACCCCTTCAACAGTTTAAAAGTATCTGCAAATTCTATTCTTGTTGACGATACAATGAGTTTTTCTGACAAACTGACACTGAAGGATACTCTAAAAGAAGCGGATCGTTTTTATCCGAATTGGGATGCGCCACTCGCACAGCGGCTGTTCGATTATTTCAGCTTCCACTCTAACGCCCGGCATAACGACCTTTCTAAAGGTAAAAAAAGCACGTTCAATGCCATTATCGGTCTTGCTTCTCATTGTCCGTTAACGATTTTTGACGAACCGACAACCGGGATGGATACCGTTGTGCGCAAAGACTTTTATCGTGCGTTACTGAAAGATTACATCGCTCATCCACGGACAATTTTAGTATCTAGCCACCATCTTGAGGAAATTGAAGACTTGCTTGAAGATATTCTTTTAATTCATAACAAAAATGTACTTTTTCACGGCTCCATCACAGAGTTACAGGAAATGTTTGTCAGTTTAATTGGTAAAAACGATAAAATGCTTGTTCAGGTTGCGGAAAGAGAGACTTTCGGCAGCCAAATGAATGGTTCTTTCAGAGAGATACTTGTTAAAAATACCTTCACTCCCGATGAAATAAAACGTCTAAACGGAGAGGGCATCAAAATAACCCCTGTCTCTGCAAACGATGCTTATGTTGCACTGACAATCGGCAAAAAAGGAGGAATCGATCATGTATTTAACGGAACCCCGGCTGACTGA